In Nocardioides sp. JS614, the sequence CCGTCCGGCCGCCGCCGGTCACCTACGGTTCTCCCGCCCCCGAGAGGAGTCCCGCATGGTCGTCGTGATGTCCCCCGATGCCACCGCCGAGGACGTCGCCCACGTCGTCGCGCGGGTCGAGAGCGTCGGCGGCAAGGCGTTCGTCTCGACCGGCGTGGTCCGCACGATCATCGGACTGGTCGGCGACATCGACTCCTTCCACCACCTCAACCTCCGCACCCTGCGCGGCGTCGCCGACGTGCACCGGATCTCCGACCCCTACAAGCTCGTCAGCCGCCAGCACCACCCGGACCGGTCCACCGTCTGGGTCGGCGCCCCCGGCCGCCAGGTCCCGATCGGCCCGGAGACGTTCACGCTGATCGCGGGACCGTGCGCGGTCGAGACCGCGGAGCAGACGCTCGAGGCGGCGCAGATGGCCCGCTCCGCGGGGGCGACGATCCTGCGCGGCGGCGCGTTCAAGCCACGGACCTCGCCGTACGCCTTCCAGGGGCTGGGCGTCGCCGGGCTCAGGATCCTCGCCGACGTCGGCGCCGCGACCGGGCTGCCGGTCGTGACCGAGGTGGTCGACGCCCGCGACGTCGCCGTGGTCGCGGAGCACGCCGACATGCTCCAGGTCGGGACGCGGAACATGGCGAACTTCGGGCTGCTCCAGGCCGTCGGCGAGTCCGGGAAGCCGGTGCTGCTCAAGCGCGGGATGACGGCCACGATCGAGGAGTGGCTGATGGCGGCGGAGTACATCGCCCAGCGCGGCAACCTGGACGTGGTCCTCTGCGAGCGCGGCATCCGGACCTTCGAGCCGTCCACCCGCAACACCCTCGACATCTCCGCCGTGCCCGTCGTGCAGGCCACCAGCCACCTCCCGGTCGTCGTCGACCCCTCGCACGCTGCGGGCCGCAAGGACCTGGTCGTCCCGCTGTCGCGGGCCGCGATCGCCGTCGGCGCCGACGGCGTGATCGTCGACGTCCACCCGGACCCGGAGACCGCCCTGTGCGACGGACCCCAGGCCCTGCTCGGCTCCGAGCTGCGCGACCTGGCCCAGGCGGTACGCCGGCTCCCCGAGATGGTCGGCCGCCGACCCGCGGCCGACCACGCAGGCTGACGCGGCGCCGGTGGTCCCGCACCACTAGTCTGTCGCCGGGCCGGGCGCGCTCAGACTGACGCCGGCCCGCGAGGAGTCACATGAGGTTCTGCGTCAGCTGCGGCCACGAGCTGGGGGTCGGCCGCTTCTGCACGAACTGCGGCCACCCCATCGGCCAGCCCATCGACCAGGGCTGGCGCACCGACACCGCCGAGCGACCCGCGGTCGCGGTGCCTCCTGCGCCGCGGTACCCGCTGTTCGCCGACGAGGCCGTGGAGCCGTCGGCCGCCGCACACCGCCGGCCCGGCCCGCCCTGGGGACTGTGGGCCGCCGCGGCCCTGGCCCTGGTCGTCGTCGCCGGACTCGGCGTCTGGCTGCTCACCGGCGACGACTCCGGCCCCGACGCCCGACGCCCCACGAGCTCGCAGCCGCCGGCATCCTCGGGCCCGGCCTCGCCCCCGTCGCAGGACGAGCCCGGCCACGACCCGGCCCGGGTCACCGCCGAGGCGAGCGTCGAGGTGCCGGACACCGCCCCGCCCGGCCAGGACGTGTCCGGCAACCGGGTCGACTACGCGGGCGAGAACCTCCTCGACGGGATCCCGGAGACCACCTGGCGGATGCCCGGTGACGGCACCGGTGAGGAGCTGGTCATCACCCTGGCCGCCGAGACCCGGCTGCGCAGCGTGGGGCTGGTCAACGGGTACGCGAAGACCGCCCGGGACGCCGAGGGACGCGAGCTCGACTGGTACCACGGCAACCGCCGGGTCACCAGCGTGGAGTGGGTCTTCGACGACGGCACCACGATCACCCAGGACCTCGACGACACGACCGCGGTCCAGTCCGTCGACGTCGATGTCACCACCACGACCGTCACGCTCCGGCTGGTCGCCGTCTCGGCGCCGGGCCAGGGCCGGGCGGCCCGCGACTACACCGCGATCAGCGACGTGTCGCTGGTAGGTGCGTCCTAGGCACGCGTCACGCCAGGCGGGCCAGCACCGCCGCGGCCTTCTCGGCGTCCTCGCGGGTCACGTCGAGGTGCGTGACCAGGCGTACGGCGGTGGGGCCGACCGCGGAGACGAGCACCCCTTCGTCCCGGGCGGCGGCGACGAAGTCGGCGGCGTCGGCGCGGTGGACGACCACGATGTTGGTGTCGACCTCCGCCGGGTCGATGCCGCAGGCCTCGGCCAGGAGCCGGGCGTGCTCGTGGTCGTCGGCCAGCCGCTCGAGGTGGTGGTCGAGCGCGTGCAGCCCGGCCGCGGCCAGGATGCCCACCTGGCGCATCCCGCCGCCCATCCGCTTGCGCCACACCCGAGCCTCGGCGATCGCGTCGCTGCTGCCCACCATCAGGGAGCCGACCGGGGCGCCGAGGCCCTTGGAGAGGCACACGGACAGCACGTCGGCGATCGCGCCGTACTCCGCGAGCGGCGTGCCGGTCGCCACGTGCGCGTTCCAGATCCGGGCGCCGTCGACGTGCACGCCGACGCCGGCTGCGGTGGCGTACTCGCGCAGGTCGCGCAGGTCGTCGAGCGGCAGCACCGCTCCCCCGGCGAAGTTGTGGGTGTTCTCGACCGAGATGGCCGCGGTCGGCACGAAGAACGGGCCCATGTCGGGGGCGAAGATCGTGCGGATCGCCGCCAGGTCGACCTGGCCGCGCGGGTGGATCCAGGTGCGCATGGTCAGGCCCGTGTAGGCACCGTGCGCGCCGAGCTCGGCGCGGGCGATGTGCGCGCTGGCCTCGCAGAGCACCTCCTGGCCCGGCCCGACCAGCGAGCGCACGGCCAGCACGTTGGCCATCGACCCGGTCGGGGTGAACAGCGCGGCCTCGTGGCCGAGCAGGCCGGCGACCCGCTCCTCGAGGCGCGCGACCGTCGGGTCCTCGCCGTACACGTCGTCACCGACCTCGGCGCGCGCCATCGCCTGGCGCATCGCGTCGGTCGGCCTGGTCAGGGTGTCGCTGCGCAGGTCGATCACGAGGTCTTGACTACCACGGCGGGCGACCAGCCCGACGTGGCGGACCCCTGTGTGGTGCGCGCCCGCACCGACCAGGTGCCCGGGCGGGCGAAGCGGGTGCTCGCCGCCGTGGTGTCCGTGCGCAGCGCCTTCCACGGCCTGGTGCCCTTGCGGACCTGCACGTCGTACGTCGTCGTGTCGCCCCCGGCGGCGGTGGCCCAACGCAGCGTCCAGCCCGAGGACGCCGACCCGGACCGGGCCACCGGCACCCGCACCGACCCGGTCATCGACGGGTGGAACGTGCACCTGTAGGGATAGCTGCCGGCGCCACCGAAGGTGCGGGCGAAGGTCTGGCCGCCGGATCGGGACCCGCTGTTCCAGAAGCCCTGGGTGGAGGTGGTGGTGTGCGCGACGGCGTCCGGGAAGGTCCACGTCACCGAGGCGCCCAGCGCGGCAGTCACCCGGGACGGGGAGAACTGCATGTTCGCGGCCGACACGGTCGGGCCGCCGGCGGTCGAGGTCGCCACCGGTACGGCGGCGAGGCCGGTCGCCAGCAGGAGGCCGGCGACCACGCGAGGAGCGAGGCGAGCGATCATGCGCGGGACGCTAGACCCGGATCATGAGAGCGGGGCGCCACCGGACGGGAGTCAGGCCTGCCGGAGCATCTCCGCGACGAGGAACGCCAGCTCGAGCGACTGGACCCGGTTGAGCCGCGGGTCGCACACCGACTCGTAGCGGTTGCCGAGGTCGACCTCCATCAGGTCCTCGCCCCCGCCGACGCACTCGGTCACGTCGTCGCCGGTGAGCTCGACGTGCAGGCCACCGGGCCAGGTGCCGAGCGAGCGGTGTACGTCGAAGAAGCCCTGCACCTCGTCGATCACGTCGCCGAAGCGGCGGGTCTTGTAGCCCGAGCTCGCCTCGAAGGTGTTGCCGTGCATCGGGTCGCACACCCACGCGACCTCGAGCCCGGCGGCGGTGACCTTCTCGACCAGCGTCGGCAGGCCGTCGCGGATCTTGCCGGCACCGAAGCGGGTGATGAACGTGAGCCGGCCTGGCTCGTTGTCCGGGTTGAGCTTCGCGGCGAGCGCCAGCGCGTCGTCAGGCGTGGTCGTCGGGCCGAGCTTCACGCCGATCGGGTTGCGGATGTGGCTCAGCAGCTCGACGTGCGCGCCGTCCAGCTGGCGGGTCCGCTCGCCGATCCAGAGGAAGTGCCCGGAGACGTCGTACGGCGTGCTCGTGCGCGAGTCGATGCGCGTCAGGGCCTGCTCGTACTCCAGGACCAGCGCCTCGTGGCTGGAGTGGAAGTCGACCCGGTGGAACTCATCGGGGTCCGCGCCGATCGCCCGCATGAAGGTCAGCGCGCGCTCGATCTCGTTCGCCATCGCCTCGTACTGCTGGCCGACCGGCGACTCCCGCACGAAGTCGGTGTTCCAGGTGTGCACCTGGCGCAGGTCGGCGTAGCCGCCGGTCACGAACGCGCGCACCAGGTTCAGCGTCGCGGCCGACGAGTTGTAGACGTCGACCAGCCGCTGCGGGTCGGGCACCCGCGACTCCGCGGTGAAGTCGTAGCCGTTGACCGCGTCGCCGCGGTAGGCCGGCAGCGTCACCCCGTCGCGGGTCTCGAAGTCCGAGGAGCGCGGCTTGGCGTACTGCCCGGCGATCCGGCCGACCTTCACGACCGGCACGGACGCGGCGTAGGTCAGCACGACCGCCATCTGCAGCAGCACCCGCAGCTTGTTGCGCACGTTGTCGGCGGTCACGCCGGCGAACGTCTCGGCGCAGTCGCCCCCCTGCAGCAGGAACGCCTCGCCGCGCGCGACCTGGGCGATCTTGCCCTTCAGGTCGTCGCACTCGCCGGCGAACACCAGCGGCGGGGCCGTCCGCAACCGCTGGACCGCCGAGTCGACGGCGGCGCGGTCGGGGTACGACGGCTGCTGGGCGGCGCCCATGGCGTGCAGGGTCGCGAGGTCGGGGATCGTGCTCACCGGTCAAGGGTACGGCGGGTCCCCCACGCGGCCCGATTCGGTGGTCGCCGACGAGACACCGGCCCCCGCCGCCCGACGGTCACTCCTGGAGGTGCTCGATGTCGCGGAACCCGGTCCGCTTCCCGCGGATCCCGCGGTTGGTCAGCCAGGTGACCAGCCACAGCACGACGCCGAGCGCCAACATCCCGCCGGCCACCTGGTACTGGACCCAGTCCTCGCGGTCGCGCGCCCACGGCCCGGCGAGGTACAAGCAGGTGGCCGCGCCGAGCATCGGCATCCAGCCGGGCACCGCGAACCCGCCCTCGGGGCCCGGGTCGCGACGCAGCACCAGGCAGGCGACGTTGACCACCGCGAACACGCACAGCAACAGCAGCGCGGTCGTGCCGGCCAGGGCCGAGATCACCGCGGTCTCGGCGAGGAACGTCACGACCACGATCAGGGCGAGCGCGAGGAGCGTGGAGAAGAGGATGCCGGCGTACGGCGTGCGCCGACCCGGGAGCACTCGCCCGAGCGAGCGCGGGAGCACGTCCTGGCGGGCCAGGCCGTAGAGCAGCCGGCTGGCCATCAGCATGTTGATCAGGGCCGTGTTCGCGACCGCGACCACGGTGAGGAACGGGAACACCTTGTCGATCGGGAGCCCGGGCGCTCCCATCTCGACCACGTTGAGCAGCACCTTGCCCTCGTCGGCGACGACCGACTCGATCTCGCCCTCGGGGATCACCGCGACGACCGAGATCGCGACCAGGATGTAGAAGACCACGGCGATGCCGAGCCCGGTCAGCATCACCCGCGGGAAGATCCGCATCGGGTCCTTGGTCTCCTCGACCATGTTCACGGAGTCCTCGAAGCCCACCATCGCGAAGAACGCGATCGCGGTGGCCACCGTGACCGCGAGGAACAGGCCGCGGTCGGACCCGGAGTCGAAGACGACGACCCGGCCCAGGTCGGCGTCGCCCTGCGCCATCACCCAGAAGCCGATGGCGATCACGATGACGAGCGCGGCCATCTCCACCAGCGTGAGGAACACGTTGAACTTCACGCTCTCGCCCACGCCGCGCAGGTTGATGACCGCGAGCAGCAGCATGAACCCGATCGCCACCACGGTGATCGCCGTGTCGCCCTGCGGCAGCTGCCACCCGAGCCCGTCGAGGCCGGCCAGCAGGTTGGTGGCCAACAGGTTCGACGACGTCGAGGCGCTGGTGATGCCCGAGCAGATGACCGCGAAGGCCACCAGGAACGTGACGAAGTGGAGGCCGAAGGCCTTGTGGGTGTAGAGCGCGGCCCCGGCGGCCTGGGGGTACTTCGTGACCAGCTCGAGGTAGGAGAACGCCGTGAGGGTGGCGACCGCGAACGCCACGAGGAACGGCACCCAGACGACGCCGCCGACCTCGAGCGCCATCTCACCGGTCACGGCGTAGATGCCGGCGCCCAGGATGTCGCCGACGATGAACAGGAGCAGCAACCGCGGACCCATCACCCGCCTCAGGTCGGGGGTCGGTCCGTTGACGTCGACGGTCTCCGCGGCGCGGGTGCTCATCGGGCTCTCCTCGGTCGGGGTCGGATCTCCTGGATCGTTCCCCCACCGCACCCGGCCTCAATCCCCCGGCGTCTCCCGAGCGTCGTGGCCCGGCCGGGTCAGTGGTCGGCCGCCACCGGCTCCCCGGTGGGCTGGCCGATGCCCGCCAGCAGCTCGCCGAACCACGGCGCGGAGGTGTCGAACACCTTGCCGCCGCGGATCCGCGGGAACTCGCAGACCCGCAGCTCGCCGTCGGCGTCCTCGTCCTGGCCGACGACACCGCTCTCGCCGCGCAGGGCGGCGTCGACGGCGAGGTCGGAGCAGGCGCGGATCAGCGCGAGGTCCTCGTCGTTGGCGGCCGCCGAGCGGGAGAAGTAGCCGCTCTTCTGCACCATGGTCTTCTCGGCGCCCACGAGCTTGCCGAACTGCTTGCCGAACCAGGCGCCGGGGTTGATCGTGTCCAGCTTGACGTGGCCGAACGCGTCCCGCTTGGGCTCCTCGCCCCGCGCGAGCATCTCCTCGACGATCGTCGAGACGCCGGCGCCCTCGGACAGGAAGATGTTCACGCAGCCGGTCTGGTCCATCACGGCCTTGAGCCGCTCGGACTCGGCGGCGATGTCGAAGGACAGCTCGGGGACGTAGACGGCGTGCACGTCCCAGTGCTCCTGGGTGTTGCCGCCGAAGCCGGAGAACTCCTGGGCGACGACC encodes:
- a CDS encoding APC family permease — encoded protein: MSTRAAETVDVNGPTPDLRRVMGPRLLLLFIVGDILGAGIYAVTGEMALEVGGVVWVPFLVAFAVATLTAFSYLELVTKYPQAAGAALYTHKAFGLHFVTFLVAFAVICSGITSASTSSNLLATNLLAGLDGLGWQLPQGDTAITVVAIGFMLLLAVINLRGVGESVKFNVFLTLVEMAALVIVIAIGFWVMAQGDADLGRVVVFDSGSDRGLFLAVTVATAIAFFAMVGFEDSVNMVEETKDPMRIFPRVMLTGLGIAVVFYILVAISVVAVIPEGEIESVVADEGKVLLNVVEMGAPGLPIDKVFPFLTVVAVANTALINMLMASRLLYGLARQDVLPRSLGRVLPGRRTPYAGILFSTLLALALIVVVTFLAETAVISALAGTTALLLLCVFAVVNVACLVLRRDPGPEGGFAVPGWMPMLGAATCLYLAGPWARDREDWVQYQVAGGMLALGVVLWLVTWLTNRGIRGKRTGFRDIEHLQE
- a CDS encoding plastocyanin/azurin family copper-binding protein gives rise to the protein MIARLAPRVVAGLLLATGLAAVPVATSTAGGPTVSAANMQFSPSRVTAALGASVTWTFPDAVAHTTTSTQGFWNSGSRSGGQTFARTFGGAGSYPYRCTFHPSMTGSVRVPVARSGSASSGWTLRWATAAGGDTTTYDVQVRKGTRPWKALRTDTTAASTRFARPGTWSVRARTTQGSATSGWSPAVVVKTS
- the aroF gene encoding 3-deoxy-7-phosphoheptulonate synthase, which produces MVVVMSPDATAEDVAHVVARVESVGGKAFVSTGVVRTIIGLVGDIDSFHHLNLRTLRGVADVHRISDPYKLVSRQHHPDRSTVWVGAPGRQVPIGPETFTLIAGPCAVETAEQTLEAAQMARSAGATILRGGAFKPRTSPYAFQGLGVAGLRILADVGAATGLPVVTEVVDARDVAVVAEHADMLQVGTRNMANFGLLQAVGESGKPVLLKRGMTATIEEWLMAAEYIAQRGNLDVVLCERGIRTFEPSTRNTLDISAVPVVQATSHLPVVVDPSHAAGRKDLVVPLSRAAIAVGADGVIVDVHPDPETALCDGPQALLGSELRDLAQAVRRLPEMVGRRPAADHAG
- a CDS encoding threonine aldolase family protein translates to MIDLRSDTLTRPTDAMRQAMARAEVGDDVYGEDPTVARLEERVAGLLGHEAALFTPTGSMANVLAVRSLVGPGQEVLCEASAHIARAELGAHGAYTGLTMRTWIHPRGQVDLAAIRTIFAPDMGPFFVPTAAISVENTHNFAGGAVLPLDDLRDLREYATAAGVGVHVDGARIWNAHVATGTPLAEYGAIADVLSVCLSKGLGAPVGSLMVGSSDAIAEARVWRKRMGGGMRQVGILAAAGLHALDHHLERLADDHEHARLLAEACGIDPAEVDTNIVVVHRADAADFVAAARDEGVLVSAVGPTAVRLVTHLDVTREDAEKAAAVLARLA
- a CDS encoding NADase-type glycan-binding domain-containing protein codes for the protein MRFCVSCGHELGVGRFCTNCGHPIGQPIDQGWRTDTAERPAVAVPPAPRYPLFADEAVEPSAAAHRRPGPPWGLWAAAALALVVVAGLGVWLLTGDDSGPDARRPTSSQPPASSGPASPPSQDEPGHDPARVTAEASVEVPDTAPPGQDVSGNRVDYAGENLLDGIPETTWRMPGDGTGEELVITLAAETRLRSVGLVNGYAKTARDAEGRELDWYHGNRRVTSVEWVFDDGTTITQDLDDTTAVQSVDVDVTTTTVTLRLVAVSAPGQGRAARDYTAISDVSLVGAS
- a CDS encoding class II 3-deoxy-7-phosphoheptulonate synthase codes for the protein MGAAQQPSYPDRAAVDSAVQRLRTAPPLVFAGECDDLKGKIAQVARGEAFLLQGGDCAETFAGVTADNVRNKLRVLLQMAVVLTYAASVPVVKVGRIAGQYAKPRSSDFETRDGVTLPAYRGDAVNGYDFTAESRVPDPQRLVDVYNSSAATLNLVRAFVTGGYADLRQVHTWNTDFVRESPVGQQYEAMANEIERALTFMRAIGADPDEFHRVDFHSSHEALVLEYEQALTRIDSRTSTPYDVSGHFLWIGERTRQLDGAHVELLSHIRNPIGVKLGPTTTPDDALALAAKLNPDNEPGRLTFITRFGAGKIRDGLPTLVEKVTAAGLEVAWVCDPMHGNTFEASSGYKTRRFGDVIDEVQGFFDVHRSLGTWPGGLHVELTGDDVTECVGGGEDLMEVDLGNRYESVCDPRLNRVQSLELAFLVAEMLRQA